The genomic interval ATCTCTTGAGCTGTCCCAGCCCGTTCCGGCCCGACCGGCACAAGCCGATCACCGACGACGACATCCGCGCGTCCGTGATCGAGACGGCGGGGCAGGGGATCGACGTCCACATGCTCCAGCCCGGCCTGGGCTGGGTGCCGTGGTGGCCCAGTCAGTTCCTGCCTATGGCGAGGTACGTCGCCTGGAAAAAGGCGCGGGGGGAAAAGCCCGACGCCTACGAGAATTACGTCCTGAACGGCGGGGACATGGTGCGGGTCTTCATTGACCAGTGCCGGGCCAGCGGGGAGACGCCCTTCCTCTCCATCCGCATGAATGACGTCCACCACATCTACCGGGGCAGGGGCGTTCAGGGTGACGCGGCGGCTCAGGAAAAGGCGATGGAGGAATTCCCCCTCTTCGCCGACCATCCCGAATACCGGATCGGCCCGGAGATGAAGGGCTCCATGCGCTACGCCTTCGACTGGAGCCACCCGGAGGTGCGGGAATACAAATACCGGCTCCTGGAGGAGTTGTGCCGGAACTACGACTTCGAGGGGCTGGAGCTCGACTTCATGCGCGCGCCCTACCTCTTCAATCCCGTCCGCTCCTCCTTGGCGCAGCGGCGGCAGATCGTCACCGAGTTCGTCGGCCGGGTCCGCCGCCTATTGGACGAGACGGCCAAGCCCGGCGCGCACCGCTGGCTCTGCGTCCGCGTCCCGGGCTATCCGCAGAGCTATGACGAGATCGGCGTCGATCTGCCCGCGCTGGCGGAGGCGGGCGCCGATATGATCAACGCCAGCGGCTACTATTTTACCGACATGCAGATGGACCTCCCGGCCATTCGCAAGGCGTTGCCGGACTCCGTCGCCCTCTACAGCGAGGTCCACTTTGCCACCGCCATCGCGGCCAAGCCGCCCACGGGCGATGCCCTCAACCGCCACGCCTCCCGGGAGGAATTGGAAACGGCGGCGCACCTGGCCTATGTCCAGGGGGCGGACGGGATCAGCGTCTTTAACTTTCAATACTACCGGGGCACCTATGGAAAGACCGACGTGGGCGGGGAGGGGGCGGAGCCGCCCTATTCCGTTTTCAAGGTGCTGCGGGATCCGGCCGCCCTGGCCAGGCTGCCGCAGGACTATTTCTGGGGCTGCCGCTATTTCTCCCCGGACCGGAAGCCGGAACCCTTCCACACCCTGTTCCATTCCGGGGAGGTGAAGGAACAATCGCTCATCCTGGCCCCGCCGGAGGGCGGATGGCAGCAGGACGGCAGGCTCCGCATCCAGGCCAAGGCCAGCCTGGGGAAGACCCTATGGCGGGCCACCCTCAACGGGGTCTCCCTGGAGCCGGACGCCGATGTTTCCGCCCCGCATGCGGAATACCCCGTGGCCATCGGCAAGCCGGAAGACTACCGCGCCTGGAAAGTCCCTCTTTCCGCGGTGAAAGAGGGGGTGAACCGTCTTCGCCTTGGCTTTTCAGGGGAAGGGGAGGCCGATTTGGAGTACTTGCAATTATGGTTGCCTTAGCCTTTCAAACATAACATTGTTATATCAGATGAGTTCCCCCCGTTTTGTCATCCGGTGCGACATGGAAGGTGTCGCCGGAATCGTCAGTTATGCCCAGGTTGAGCCCGGCCACCGGGAGTATGAAGAGGGCCGGGCCTATTTCATGGAAGAGATCCTCGCGCTGGTCGAAGGCCTCAAGGAGGGCGGCGCGGGGGAAATCCTGATCTATGACGAGCATTGGTTCGGCCGCAATCTGCGGCTCGACCGCCTGCCGGAAGGCGTCGTCGCCTGCTGCGGCAAGCCCCCCTACCGGGAGGACTGGGCGGGCGGCCTCCGCGCCGGGGATGCCGGGCTCATCCTGCACGGCCTCCATTCGAAGCTCGGCACCGGCCAGGTTCTCCACCACACCTACGAGCCGGACATCAAGGCGATCACCCTCAACGGCATCCCCGTTGGCGAGATCGGCGTGGAGGCGGCCATCGCGGGTGACTTCGGCGTGCCCACCGTCCTCATGACGGGCGACTCCGGCGGGGCGGAGGAAGCCCGCGCCCTCATTCCCGGCATCGCCACGGTGGAGGTGAAGGAGTCCCAGTCCCCGGACGGCGCGGCCTGCCTGCCCCTGGCCGTCGCGGCCGCCCGCATCCGGGAAGCCGCGCGCCGCGCGGTGAAGGACGCCTCCTCCGTGAAGCCCTTCAAAGTCTCCGGCCCGGTGACGATGGAGATCGATTTCAACGACGGCCCCTACCTTAAGGCCTTGCGCGCCTGCGCCGACCTGGCCGGTCCCGCCCACTTGGTCCTGGAAGGCGATTCCGTCATCCAGCTCTGGGCCCGCTACTGGAAGCTCAAACTCAAAGCCCAGGAGGTCGTCCGTGCCGGAAAGGTCTAAAGCTCCCGCTCCCTTCGACGTCGCCGCGGCGCTGCGCGCGCGGCAGGTGACCTACGGCTCCTGGATCCAGCTGGCCTCCCCGGGAGTGGCCGAGATCCTGGCCAACGCCGGGTACGACTGGATCGGCCTGGACTGCGAGCACACCGCCGCCGACATCGCCACGGTGGAGGCGGTCGCCCGCGCCGTCTATGGGCGCGGCTCCTCCCTCCTGGTCCGCGTCAGCCGGTGCGACACGGTGGAGATCCGCAAGTGCCTGGACGTCGGCGCCCACGGCGTCATCGTCCCCCTGGTGGAGACGGTGGAGGAGGCGGAGCGCGCCGTCGCCGCCGCCAAGTATCCCCCCCGGGGCGTGCGCGGCTTCTGCTTCGGCCGGATGAACAACTGGGGCGTCGACTTCGATTCCTACGTGAAGGAGGCCAACGACCGCGTGGCCGTCGTCCTCATGATCGAGTCGAAGACCGGCGTGGAGAACGTGGAGAAGATCGCCGCCGTCCCCGGCGTCGACGGCCTCTTCATCGGGCCCTACGACTTGAGCGGCTCCTACGGCGTGCCGGGAGAAACCGGCCACCCCCTCGTCCAGGAGGCGCGGCTGCGCGTCGTGGAGGCGGCCCGCAAGGCGGGCATCTCCTCCGGCCAGCACCTCGTCCGCTCCACGCCGGAGATCCGGGAAAAGGCCGTCGCCGACGGCCTGACGTTTATTTGCCTGGACGGCGACATCATCTTTCTGGAACAAGCCGCCCGCACCACCCTGCAAACCACGGAGAAAAAATGAAAGAATCCCTGCGCGATTACGCCCGTCTGGGCCTCGTCCACCACATGCTTTACGGAAAGTCCCTGGCCGACTCTGCCGAGCACGCCCGCACCCTCCAGGACTTTGCCCGCCGGGCCGATATCGAGACCCTAGACTGCTGTCTGCCTTACGGCCCTCTGCGGGAGCCGACGGCCAAGGTCATCCGGGAAAGCGGCAAGGTGCGCAACGTCTTCGCCACCCACCATTTCCCCCTGCGGAAGATCTCCTTCTGCTCCACCCTGCCGGCCGACCAGGCCCAGGCCCGCCTGATCGCCGCCGACATGGTGGACCAGGCCGCTCTCATGGGCGCCACCGGCTTCATCTTCGCCTCCGGCGGTCCCCGCCCGCGCGAGGCCAAGCCGGAGAACTACCAGGCCTTCGTCGAATTCTGCCGCTGGCTCTGCGCCAAGCTGAAGCCGCACGGCATCAAGGCCCTCCTGGAGCCCTTCGACATGGAGGTCGACAAGTGCTTCCTCATGGGCACGACCAAGAAGTGCATGGAGATCCTCGACGAGGTCGGCGCGGACAACATCGGCATCGAGCTGGACGTCGCCCACCTCCCCATCATGGGCGAAGACATCGCCGAGGCGATCCGCACCGTGGCCCCGCGCCTGGACCGCGTCCACCTGGGCAACGCCATGCTCAAGGACAAGAGCGACCCCTTCTACGGGGACAACCATCCGCCCATCGGCTATCCCGGAGGGGAAATCGACGTGCCGGAACTGGTCGTCGCCCTGCAGGCGCTGCTGGAGGTCGGCTTCCTCAGCCGCGAGAACCGCGGCGACGTCGTCCTAGAACTCAACCCGTTCCCGGGGAAGACGGTCGACGAGTCGGTCGCCGACAACTTTGCCCGCGTCCAGGCGGCCTGGGCCCAGGTCCAGCCGCTCGTCGCCGCCTAGGCCGGGGCGGCGTTTGACCGCTCTCCGGCGGCGGGATAACCTAGCTCACACGTGCACGCTCCCTTGCCCAGGCGGGGTTTCTCCCTGATCGAGCTGCTCGTCGTCCTGGCGATCGTCGCGATCGTCGCGGCATTCAGCGTGGCGGCTCTTTCCGCCCAAAGCCGGGCGGGGGAAATCCGGCGCAACTTGGTCACCGTCTCCGGCCTCCTCGACCTGGCCCGGCAGACGGCGGTGGCCCGCCACACCTACGCCTACTTCGGCATGACCAGCCCGGCCCAGGCGGCGGCCACCCATCCCTCCGCGCATGAGACGCCGGTCTACCTGGCCGTCTTCGTTTCCAACGACGGCTCGGACGTCCTGGGGGCGGGAGGCAGCCTGAACGACCAGGGCGGCCCCCAGGCGGAAGTCTCCCTCCTGCGCAAGGTGGAGTCCCTTAAGAACGTCTTCCTGGACACCGTGCTGGGCGCGCGCAACCCCCTGGTTACGCGCCTCCGCCCTCCTGTGGGCAGCGGCGCCGCGCTGACCTCCTCCTGGACGCTGCAGACCTCCACGCGGGTGAACAACGCGCCCCTCTCGTTTGACAGGATCATCAAATTCACCCCCGCCGGAGCGGCCCGCGTCAGCCAGGTCCCTATCGAGGTCATTGATTTGATTCTCACCCCCGTGCGCGGCGGCGAGCAGCCGACGGAAGCCGACCGCGAGATTTCCTCCGTCATCCGCCTGAGCGGGTTGACGGGGAACGTCTCCGTTTATCAGCCCTAGCCATGAAGCCTTTCGGAAAAGCGGCCTTCAGCCTCATGGAGGTGGTGCTGGCGCTCGGCCTCATCAGCTTCTGTCTGATCGCGCTCATGGGCCTCCTGGTCGCCGGCCTGAAGAACAACCGGCAGACCCGTTCCATGGTGGACGCCACGGCGGCCGCCTCCCTCCTGGTCGAGTCCCTCCGCGCCAGCACGAACAATCGCCCGGTCAATCTGCCGCAAATCCCGCTTCCCACGGGCATGGAGGTGGCGTCCAACACGGCGCCTCTCTACGTCGATAGCGGCGGCTATCTGGTCGGCTCTCCCCGGGATGCCGCCTTTGCCCTCAACTACCGCGTCCAGGTGGTCGACACCAACCTCGACATCTGCCGCATCTACATCGGCCTAAGCGCGCCGCCGCAGGCGCCCGTCAATTCCAAGGAGCGCTCCACTTACGAGGTGCTCTCCTCCTTTCAAATGCGATGAGGACGCCTGCCGCCCGCTCCTTTACCCTTATCGAGGTGTTGGTCGCCATGACCGTCCTCTGCCTCATGCTGGGGATGCTTTTCTCCATGACCAAGGGAATCAGCGACGCCTATAGCCGGGGAAAGTCGGGCACGCAGAACGATTCGACGGCCCGCGGCGTTCTCGACGCCATCGCCCTGGATCTGGAAGGGGCCGTCATCCGGCCGGACCTGCCCGGCTTCCAGGCGGAGGGGAACGGCCTTCTCGACTTCTTCACCGCCCAGCCCG from Verrucomicrobium sp. carries:
- a CDS encoding M55 family metallopeptidase, which encodes MSSPRFVIRCDMEGVAGIVSYAQVEPGHREYEEGRAYFMEEILALVEGLKEGGAGEILIYDEHWFGRNLRLDRLPEGVVACCGKPPYREDWAGGLRAGDAGLILHGLHSKLGTGQVLHHTYEPDIKAITLNGIPVGEIGVEAAIAGDFGVPTVLMTGDSGGAEEARALIPGIATVEVKESQSPDGAACLPLAVAAARIREAARRAVKDASSVKPFKVSGPVTMEIDFNDGPYLKALRACADLAGPAHLVLEGDSVIQLWARYWKLKLKAQEVVRAGKV
- a CDS encoding aldolase/citrate lyase family protein; amino-acid sequence: MPERSKAPAPFDVAAALRARQVTYGSWIQLASPGVAEILANAGYDWIGLDCEHTAADIATVEAVARAVYGRGSSLLVRVSRCDTVEIRKCLDVGAHGVIVPLVETVEEAERAVAAAKYPPRGVRGFCFGRMNNWGVDFDSYVKEANDRVAVVLMIESKTGVENVEKIAAVPGVDGLFIGPYDLSGSYGVPGETGHPLVQEARLRVVEAARKAGISSGQHLVRSTPEIREKAVADGLTFICLDGDIIFLEQAARTTLQTTEKK
- a CDS encoding sugar phosphate isomerase/epimerase, which codes for MKESLRDYARLGLVHHMLYGKSLADSAEHARTLQDFARRADIETLDCCLPYGPLREPTAKVIRESGKVRNVFATHHFPLRKISFCSTLPADQAQARLIAADMVDQAALMGATGFIFASGGPRPREAKPENYQAFVEFCRWLCAKLKPHGIKALLEPFDMEVDKCFLMGTTKKCMEILDEVGADNIGIELDVAHLPIMGEDIAEAIRTVAPRLDRVHLGNAMLKDKSDPFYGDNHPPIGYPGGEIDVPELVVALQALLEVGFLSRENRGDVVLELNPFPGKTVDESVADNFARVQAAWAQVQPLVAA
- a CDS encoding type II secretion system protein produces the protein MPRRGFSLIELLVVLAIVAIVAAFSVAALSAQSRAGEIRRNLVTVSGLLDLARQTAVARHTYAYFGMTSPAQAAATHPSAHETPVYLAVFVSNDGSDVLGAGGSLNDQGGPQAEVSLLRKVESLKNVFLDTVLGARNPLVTRLRPPVGSGAALTSSWTLQTSTRVNNAPLSFDRIIKFTPAGAARVSQVPIEVIDLILTPVRGGEQPTEADREISSVIRLSGLTGNVSVYQP